The following coding sequences lie in one Kamptonema formosum PCC 6407 genomic window:
- the thiS gene encoding sulfur carrier protein ThiS has product MSNQITLQVNGENRNCDPQTQLPNLLQHLGLNPRLVAVEYNGEILHRQFWEETEMQEGDRLEIVTIVGGG; this is encoded by the coding sequence ATGTCTAATCAAATTACCTTACAAGTTAACGGAGAAAATCGTAACTGCGATCCGCAAACCCAACTCCCTAATCTACTGCAACATTTAGGATTAAACCCCCGGTTAGTAGCAGTGGAATACAACGGCGAGATACTGCACCGACAATTTTGGGAAGAAACCGAAATGCAAGAAGGCGATCGCTTAGAAATTGTCACTATCGTCGGAGGAGGTTAA
- a CDS encoding tetratricopeptide repeat protein — translation MTQNAIAYRVVNLLELSESELPMLRLTAAGKWVMPRGDEGGIESEISAQENPEFQGVRKLRKKEMRRVEGIFYYLKIYEPQPTADNLEKVSHYLEAFHHLCELAAWEEAWQVLFIRCDPPTREELHNQLQTWGYYRLQIELYNQLLGKLDNKYRDSICYCGLGIAYKSLGDYRLAIEYHQKHLEIAREVGDRGGEGGAYGNLGNAYKSLGDYRLAIEYHQKHLEIAREVGDRGGEGQTYGNLGIAYKSLGDYRLAIEYHQKHLEIAREVGDRGGEGGAYGNLGNAYQSLGDYRLAIEYHQKHLEIAREVGDRGGEGGAYGNLGNAYQSLGDYRLAIEYHQKHLEIAREIGDRGGEGRAYANLGNAYYSLGDYRLAIEYHQKRLEIAREIGDRGGEGRANGNLGNAYQSLGDYRLAIEYHQKRLEIAIEVGDRGGEGRAYGNLGNAYDSLGDYRLAIEYHQKRLEIAREIGDRRGEANAWFNLGNALTRVDEKWKAITAYENARNLFQAMGLDKDVEDCNNSIRDIGMKVVVEPQRYLELPSTPALRKRRKFSRKWQQLKADIGNSFSIFFRWVSRWVRSVLRR, via the coding sequence ATGACTCAGAATGCTATCGCCTATAGGGTGGTCAATTTGCTGGAATTATCAGAGTCAGAACTGCCAATGCTGCGGCTGACTGCGGCGGGAAAGTGGGTGATGCCGCGAGGGGATGAAGGAGGAATAGAGTCGGAAATTTCGGCACAGGAAAACCCGGAATTTCAGGGAGTGAGAAAGTTAAGGAAGAAAGAGATGCGCCGTGTCGAGGGTATCTTTTATTATTTAAAAATCTATGAACCTCAGCCAACGGCTGATAATTTAGAGAAAGTGAGTCACTATCTGGAAGCGTTTCACCACTTATGTGAATTGGCCGCATGGGAAGAAGCTTGGCAAGTCCTTTTTATTCGCTGCGATCCGCCGACACGGGAAGAATTGCACAATCAGTTACAAACTTGGGGTTATTATCGGCTACAGATTGAGTTATACAACCAACTTTTAGGCAAGTTAGATAATAAATACCGCGATAGTATTTGTTACTGCGGTTTGGGCATTGCCTACAAATCCCTGGGAGACTACCGCCTGGCGATTGAATATCACCAGAAACACTTGGAAATAGCCAGAGAAGTAGGCGATCGCGGTGGGGAGGGAGGAGCTTATGGGAATTTGGGCAATGCCTACAAATCCCTGGGAGACTACCGCCTAGCCATTGAATATCACCAGAAACACTTGGAAATAGCCAGAGAAGTCGGCGATCGCGGTGGGGAGGGACAAACTTATGGGAATTTGGGCATTGCCTACAAATCCCTGGGAGACTACCGCCTGGCGATTGAATATCACCAGAAACACTTGGAAATAGCCAGAGAAGTAGGCGATCGCGGTGGGGAGGGAGGAGCTTATGGGAATTTGGGCAATGCCTACCAATCCCTGGGAGACTACCGCCTAGCGATTGAATATCACCAGAAACACTTGGAAATAGCCAGAGAAGTAGGCGATCGCGGTGGGGAGGGAGGAGCTTATGGGAATTTGGGCAATGCCTACCAATCCCTGGGAGACTACCGCCTAGCGATTGAATATCACCAGAAACACTTGGAAATAGCCAGAGAAATCGGCGATCGCGGTGGGGAGGGACGAGCTTATGCGAATTTGGGCAATGCCTACTATTCCCTGGGAGACTACCGCCTAGCCATTGAATATCACCAGAAACGGTTGGAAATAGCCAGAGAAATTGGCGATCGCGGTGGGGAGGGACGAGCTAATGGGAATTTGGGCAATGCCTACCAATCCCTGGGAGACTACCGCCTGGCGATTGAATATCACCAGAAACGGTTGGAAATAGCCATAGAAGTAGGCGATCGCGGTGGGGAGGGACGAGCTTATGGGAATTTGGGCAATGCCTACGATTCCCTGGGAGACTACCGCCTAGCGATTGAATATCACCAGAAACGGTTGGAAATAGCCAGAGAAATCGGCGATCGCCGGGGTGAAGCGAATGCCTGGTTTAATTTAGGTAATGCTTTAACAAGAGTCGATGAAAAATGGAAGGCTATTACTGCTTATGAAAATGCCCGCAACTTGTTTCAAGCAATGGGACTCGATAAAGACGTTGAAGACTGCAATAATTCTATTCGAGATATCGGGATGAAAGTCGTAGTTGAGCCGCAAAGATACCTAGAACTTCCTAGCACACCTGCACTGAGAAAACGCCGTAAATTTAGTAGGAAATGGCAGCAGCTAAAGGCAGACATTGGCAACTCATTTTCGATTTTTTTCCGTTGGGTTTCGCGATGGGTGCGCTCCGTCTTAAGGAGGTAG
- a CDS encoding DUF1565 domain-containing protein, translating into MSLGEEHKRAGERGGRGAGERGSRGAGEMRKKNPPHPSHPPYPMRERFCRLAPIFATALLGIHEPVLAQGVPPLQPSQVSQGQQLSQTNILYVSVSAGSDRSGNGSDRAPFQTITRALSVAEPNTTILLGPGTYSTQTGETFPLIVKANVRIQGDPNSRGQNILIQGGGQFLSPTSAGQNIAILAADGAGITGVTVTNPNYRGYGLWIESSSPTVANNTFTGNTHDGISVVGNSRPIVQGNYFSKNGANGITIFGHSQGEIRDNTFENTGFGINVAQYATPMLIGNRITFNKDGVVVQASARPVLRGNYIERNQRDGVVAIARSLPDLGTSAEPGSNVIRNNGRYDVNSTATSEIIPAYGNQLVSNRTVGRLDIAGTFRPTTTIVPPLNRDDRPIIGPVADSQPVYNPPAPTPRNEPRTPRPLPIPVPTVGSQPTPYPRPLPIPVPTVGSQPTPSPGPLPTVSLPPVENRPVPTPRPLPIPIPRAPERSPIPAGAVEIPVPTPENSSTSFPVTRDAIATSNENLSPVFSQGVLPVPSSSIPIGSGGYVPNGLGGSNSLSEGEQNSLSANGAVLGLRYRVIVQVQGERELGRVRAIAPGAFRTFVNGQSVMQAGAFREREKAEALLQMFVANGLNARIEEMK; encoded by the coding sequence GTGAGTTTAGGAGAGGAACACAAGAGAGCGGGGGAGCGGGGGGGCAGAGGGGCAGGGGAGCGGGGGAGCAGAGGGGCAGGGGAGATGAGGAAGAAAAATCCTCCCCATCCTTCCCATCCTCCCTATCCCATGCGAGAAAGATTCTGCCGCCTTGCGCCGATATTTGCCACCGCTTTATTGGGCATACACGAGCCAGTTTTAGCGCAAGGAGTGCCGCCCTTGCAGCCATCTCAAGTTTCCCAGGGCCAACAGTTGTCTCAGACGAATATATTGTACGTCAGCGTGTCGGCAGGTAGCGATAGGAGTGGTAATGGTAGCGATCGCGCTCCTTTCCAAACCATTACCCGTGCTTTGAGCGTAGCTGAACCTAACACAACAATTTTACTAGGGCCCGGTACTTACAGCACCCAAACAGGCGAAACTTTTCCTCTGATTGTGAAAGCAAATGTGAGAATTCAGGGAGATCCCAACTCTCGCGGCCAAAATATCCTGATCCAAGGTGGGGGACAATTTCTCAGTCCAACTTCTGCTGGTCAAAATATCGCGATTTTAGCGGCTGATGGGGCGGGAATTACCGGAGTGACAGTCACGAATCCCAATTACCGAGGTTACGGTTTGTGGATTGAATCGAGCTCTCCGACGGTGGCGAACAATACTTTTACTGGAAACACTCACGATGGTATTTCTGTAGTTGGTAATTCTCGGCCAATAGTGCAGGGAAATTATTTCTCCAAAAATGGAGCTAACGGCATAACAATTTTTGGTCATTCTCAAGGGGAAATCCGAGACAATACTTTTGAAAATACTGGATTTGGGATTAATGTAGCCCAGTACGCAACACCGATGCTGATTGGCAACCGGATTACTTTTAATAAAGATGGGGTTGTGGTGCAAGCTTCAGCTAGACCGGTGTTGCGGGGGAATTATATTGAAAGAAATCAGCGGGATGGGGTAGTGGCGATCGCGCGATCGCTCCCAGACTTGGGAACTTCCGCAGAACCAGGGAGCAATGTGATCCGCAATAATGGTCGCTACGATGTCAACAGCACTGCGACTAGCGAAATTATTCCCGCTTACGGCAATCAATTAGTCAGTAACCGCACTGTTGGGCGGCTAGATATCGCGGGAACCTTTCGCCCCACAACTACTATTGTGCCGCCGTTAAATCGCGACGATCGCCCAATTATTGGGCCTGTGGCGGATTCGCAACCAGTATACAATCCCCCAGCTCCAACTCCCAGAAATGAGCCCAGGACTCCTCGACCCTTACCGATTCCTGTACCAACCGTAGGGAGCCAACCTACACCTTATCCTCGACCCTTACCGATTCCTGTACCAACCGTAGGGAGCCAACCTACACCCTCTCCTGGGCCCTTGCCGACGGTATCGTTACCACCAGTAGAAAATCGACCTGTACCCACTCCTCGGCCCTTACCGATTCCCATACCCAGAGCTCCAGAGCGATCGCCCATTCCCGCAGGAGCAGTCGAAATTCCAGTACCGACTCCTGAAAATAGTTCTACATCCTTTCCCGTGACGAGAGATGCGATCGCTACTTCTAATGAAAATCTCAGTCCGGTTTTCTCACAAGGTGTACTCCCTGTTCCCAGTTCCAGTATCCCCATCGGTAGCGGTGGTTATGTTCCCAATGGTTTGGGAGGTAGCAATTCTTTGTCTGAAGGGGAGCAAAATTCCTTGAGTGCAAACGGGGCCGTTTTGGGTTTGCGCTATCGGGTAATAGTTCAGGTTCAAGGAGAACGGGAGCTTGGGAGAGTGCGCGCGATCGCACCGGGTGCTTTTCGTACCTTTGTCAACGGGCAATCAGTGATGCAAGCGGGGGCTTTTCGGGAGCGAGAAAAAGCTGAGGCACTATTACAAATGTTTGTAGCTAATGGTTTAAATGCCAGAATTGAGGAAATGAAATAA
- a CDS encoding M15 family metallopeptidase, protein MKPYQQIPIIDCNEPLVPIPLELFAIEIPHAYQKLGAPYPPSKADSPYYLRQGVLNSLITAQTYLQQQHPESKIMIFDAYRPVEVQQFMVDYTFTEIAKAQGYKFPISQEKRQHILEQVYQFWAVPSLDPTTPPPHSTGAALDVTIVNRNHQPIDMGSAIDEVSPRSYPDYFANSNSLVEQQYHQNRQLLKEAMFAAGFKQHFNEWWHFSLGDQMWTWLKNQEDDSNRFIAKYGRANN, encoded by the coding sequence ATGAAACCCTATCAACAAATCCCCATAATCGATTGCAACGAACCCCTCGTTCCCATTCCCTTAGAACTATTTGCCATCGAAATTCCCCACGCCTACCAAAAATTAGGGGCACCTTATCCCCCCAGCAAAGCAGATTCACCTTACTACCTCCGCCAAGGTGTTCTTAATAGCTTAATTACTGCTCAAACTTACCTTCAGCAACAGCATCCAGAGTCAAAAATTATGATATTCGATGCTTATCGCCCCGTCGAAGTCCAACAATTTATGGTAGATTACACATTTACAGAAATTGCCAAAGCTCAAGGCTATAAATTCCCCATTTCTCAAGAGAAACGCCAACATATCCTAGAACAAGTTTATCAATTTTGGGCCGTTCCTAGCCTCGATCCAACTACACCGCCGCCTCATAGTACAGGTGCAGCCTTAGATGTGACAATAGTAAATCGAAATCATCAGCCAATTGATATGGGTTCTGCCATTGATGAAGTTTCCCCCCGTTCCTATCCCGATTATTTTGCTAATAGTAATAGTCTAGTAGAACAGCAATATCATCAAAATCGGCAATTATTAAAAGAGGCGATGTTTGCAGCAGGATTTAAACAGCATTTTAACGAGTGGTGGCATTTTTCTCTGGGCGATCAAATGTGGACTTGGTTGAAGAATCAAGAGGATGATAGTAATCGATTTATTGCTAAATATGGTCGCGCGAACAACTAA
- the tumE gene encoding toxin TumE has product MLLNILSDYLAQVEQAIQQCSNVDVERYEEEVLSPKRANLRIRLRFNQTYLLEINEAIIVVGDRLEFLDYRYHFQDEQNQLVFRYDSTPHFPNLPKFPYHKHLPDDVIAAEKPEIIEVLKEVTWNFSLPP; this is encoded by the coding sequence ATGCTGCTTAATATTTTATCTGATTATCTCGCTCAAGTCGAGCAAGCGATTCAACAATGCAGCAATGTTGATGTCGAACGCTATGAGGAAGAAGTTTTAAGCCCAAAACGGGCTAATTTGAGAATTAGATTGCGTTTCAATCAGACCTACCTATTGGAAATCAATGAAGCCATCATAGTTGTAGGCGATCGGTTAGAATTTCTCGATTATCGCTACCACTTTCAGGATGAACAAAATCAACTTGTTTTTCGCTATGATAGCACACCTCATTTTCCTAATCTACCCAAATTCCCGTATCACAAGCACTTGCCAGATGATGTAATTGCTGCTGAGAAACCTGAAATTATTGAAGTCCTGAAAGAAGTAACTTGGAATTTTTCCCTACCTCCTTAA
- a CDS encoding hybrid sensor histidine kinase/response regulator: MTIKTGLTGLILIVDDTPTNLDVISEALSNAGYKVAFATSGERALQQVERRPPDLILLDVMMPGIDGFETCKRLKANEKTCDIPVMFMTALADVDNKVKGLKLGAVDYVTKPFQEQEVLARVKTHLQLRLLTQNLEQQVVEKTAELQAAQIQIIQREKLSALGNLVAGVAHEINNPVGFISGNIQPALDYIQDLFGLLDLVQQESANFSAAIQEEIEAIDLEYIREDLPKLVSSMQEGVNRIKDISISLRTFSRADSDRAVACNIHDGIDSTIMILKHRLKASDTRPEIQVIKEYGDLPQVECYAGQLNQVFMNILSNAIDALEESNSGRSYAKVKINPNQIIIKTELSEDSQQAIIYIKDNGIGMSDGLRHKIFDDLFTTKEVGKGTGLGLAIARQIVVEKHSGMVEVDSNLGQGTEFRILLPVKA; the protein is encoded by the coding sequence ATGACCATAAAAACAGGTTTAACTGGCTTAATTTTAATCGTTGATGATACTCCCACAAATCTGGATGTCATCTCAGAAGCGTTGAGTAATGCGGGGTATAAGGTGGCGTTCGCTACCAGTGGCGAACGCGCCCTACAACAAGTTGAGCGGCGACCTCCCGATCTGATTTTACTGGATGTAATGATGCCAGGAATTGATGGATTTGAAACCTGTAAACGCCTGAAAGCTAATGAAAAGACGTGCGATATTCCGGTTATGTTTATGACCGCCCTGGCTGATGTAGACAATAAAGTTAAAGGGCTGAAACTTGGTGCAGTAGACTACGTTACTAAGCCCTTTCAAGAACAAGAAGTGTTAGCGCGGGTGAAAACCCATTTACAGTTACGTCTCTTAACTCAAAATTTAGAACAGCAAGTTGTGGAAAAAACTGCGGAATTACAAGCCGCTCAGATCCAAATTATTCAACGCGAAAAATTGTCAGCTTTGGGGAATTTGGTGGCTGGTGTTGCCCACGAAATTAATAATCCAGTTGGCTTTATTTCAGGCAATATTCAACCGGCTTTAGACTACATCCAAGATTTGTTTGGATTGCTGGATTTAGTTCAGCAAGAATCTGCTAATTTCAGTGCGGCAATTCAAGAAGAAATTGAAGCGATTGACCTTGAATACATCCGTGAAGACTTACCAAAGTTAGTGAGTTCGATGCAAGAAGGAGTAAACCGGATTAAAGATATTAGCATCAGCTTGCGGACATTTTCTCGTGCTGATAGCGATCGCGCTGTAGCCTGCAATATCCACGATGGGATTGATAGTACAATTATGATTCTCAAACATCGCCTGAAAGCTTCTGATACTCGCCCAGAGATTCAAGTTATCAAAGAGTATGGCGATCTACCTCAAGTAGAATGTTATGCCGGACAATTAAATCAGGTATTTATGAATATATTAAGTAATGCTATTGATGCTTTAGAAGAATCAAATAGTGGACGTAGTTATGCAAAGGTTAAAATCAATCCTAATCAAATTATTATTAAGACAGAATTATCTGAAGATAGCCAGCAAGCAATAATTTATATCAAAGATAATGGTATTGGCATGAGTGATGGGTTACGACATAAGATTTTTGATGATTTATTTACTACCAAGGAAGTAGGAAAAGGTACAGGATTGGGATTGGCGATCGCGCGTCAAATTGTGGTTGAAAAACACTCTGGTATGGTAGAAGTAGACTCGAATTTAGGACAGGGTACAGAGTTTAGGATTCTTTTACCTGTCAAGGCATAA
- a CDS encoding DUF1308 domain-containing protein: protein MLNLDTSTGIAFISEGSPIYAQLRLYVQGQQMLMAQTAFDEFINIVQSRGGILEQGRASRFLQRVTVIPDNPSPRALNLQVTRSLGANDIIIFGTGDRLGITTMTADAKAIRAISGQGVDFSVFCHLPCRLTGK from the coding sequence ATGCTCAATTTAGATACTAGCACTGGGATTGCATTTATCTCTGAAGGTTCTCCGATCTACGCTCAGTTAAGGTTGTATGTACAAGGGCAACAAATGTTGATGGCTCAGACTGCTTTCGACGAGTTTATAAATATTGTTCAAAGCCGAGGTGGTATATTAGAACAAGGGAGAGCAAGCCGATTTCTACAAAGAGTGACTGTTATTCCTGATAATCCCTCTCCTAGAGCCTTAAACTTACAGGTAACACGAAGTTTAGGCGCAAATGATATAATAATTTTTGGAACTGGCGATCGGTTGGGTATCACAACTATGACCGCAGATGCTAAAGCTATTAGGGCTATAAGTGGTCAAGGGGTTGATTTTAGCGTATTTTGCCATCTTCCCTGCCGTTTAACAGGAAAATAA
- a CDS encoding thiamine phosphate synthase translates to MGDKHSKSILAQPALCRILDANLDRSREGLRIIEEWCRFGLNSVELAKECKQLRQELASWHSVDLRTARDTPGDPGTDLTHPQEEERSSIESLLQVNFCRVEEALRVVEEYSKIYNPEMGSAFKQMRYRVYTLESSLLAYRRQQQLTRSHFYLVTNPAEHLFAIVEAALQGGLNIVQYRDKSADDTVRLNKAQKLCELCHRYGALFILNDRVDLAIATGADGVHLGQEDIPISLARQLLGPGRIIGRSTTNKEEMHRAIKDGADYIGVGPVYETPTKPGKSAAGLDYVRYAVEHSTVPWFAIGGIDINNLEEVLKAGADRIAVVRSVMEAEQPTLVTQYFISQLTRVQTMRSQKNLPGNS, encoded by the coding sequence ATGGGCGATAAACACAGTAAGAGTATATTGGCGCAACCAGCCCTCTGCCGGATTTTAGACGCAAATCTAGATAGATCGCGCGAAGGCTTGAGGATTATTGAAGAATGGTGTCGGTTTGGTCTAAATAGTGTTGAGCTAGCTAAGGAATGCAAACAATTACGGCAGGAATTGGCTTCTTGGCACAGTGTGGATCTCAGAACTGCGCGGGATACTCCAGGCGATCCTGGTACAGATTTAACTCACCCGCAAGAAGAAGAGCGATCGAGCATAGAAAGTTTATTGCAGGTGAATTTCTGCCGCGTGGAAGAAGCGCTGCGAGTAGTTGAAGAGTACAGTAAGATTTATAATCCTGAGATGGGATCGGCTTTTAAGCAGATGCGCTATCGGGTTTATACTTTGGAAAGTAGTTTGCTGGCTTATCGGCGACAACAGCAATTGACGCGATCGCACTTCTATTTGGTAACGAATCCCGCAGAACATTTATTTGCGATCGTAGAAGCGGCTTTGCAAGGCGGTTTGAATATTGTACAGTACCGCGATAAATCCGCTGATGATACTGTTAGGCTGAATAAGGCACAAAAGCTGTGCGAACTTTGCCATCGCTACGGCGCTTTGTTTATTCTCAACGATCGCGTTGATTTGGCGATCGCTACAGGTGCAGACGGCGTACATCTCGGACAGGAAGATATACCCATTAGTTTAGCGCGGCAGTTACTCGGCCCGGGACGCATTATCGGCCGTTCTACTACTAATAAGGAGGAAATGCACCGAGCAATTAAAGACGGAGCTGATTATATTGGAGTCGGCCCCGTTTACGAAACTCCGACTAAACCTGGTAAATCAGCAGCAGGTTTAGATTATGTGCGCTATGCGGTTGAACATTCGACAGTTCCCTGGTTCGCGATCGGTGGAATTGATATCAATAACCTTGAGGAAGTATTGAAGGCGGGAGCAGATCGGATCGCAGTAGTGCGCTCTGTGATGGAAGCTGAACAGCCAACCCTTGTCACTCAATATTTTATCTCACAATTAACTCGCGTTCAAACTATGCGCTCTCAGAAAAATCTGCCAGGAAACTCTTAA
- the tumA gene encoding antitoxin TumA, with translation MRKQTIQYTSPLDALVAVAKRLSLYEHQQKMDSEEFFNQYNRGLLSDDAIFIEWANDYQHYLALHQELAQRLNYAA, from the coding sequence ATGCGTAAACAGACTATTCAATACACATCACCCTTAGATGCCTTAGTTGCCGTTGCCAAGCGACTCAGCTTGTACGAACACCAGCAAAAAATGGACTCGGAAGAATTTTTTAACCAATACAATCGGGGATTATTATCAGATGATGCTATATTTATAGAGTGGGCAAACGACTACCAGCATTATCTGGCTTTACATCAGGAATTAGCGCAACGACTGAATTATGCTGCTTAA
- a CDS encoding FHA domain-containing protein codes for MITLTLLHPTQSVPVQSWSFESESVVRIGRATDNDVIIYSAVVSRHHVELWKNPSGWEIINFGANGTYVDDRAIAQVPLVDGMMIRLGNSGPKIRVRMEVPAPELRRKTPLSRRASGSLTADAAQKRESLVSSRSSIGKEGTIIYTDDGFTQTDFE; via the coding sequence GTGATTACGCTTACCCTGCTGCATCCTACCCAGTCTGTGCCGGTTCAAAGCTGGAGTTTTGAATCTGAATCCGTAGTTCGGATTGGTCGAGCCACCGATAATGATGTAATTATTTACAGTGCTGTGGTTTCTCGACACCATGTAGAGCTATGGAAAAATCCTTCTGGTTGGGAAATTATTAATTTTGGTGCGAATGGAACCTATGTAGACGATCGCGCGATCGCTCAAGTACCTTTGGTCGATGGAATGATGATTCGTTTGGGTAATTCGGGGCCGAAAATTCGAGTACGGATGGAAGTACCAGCTCCAGAGCTCAGAAGAAAAACGCCTTTGTCTAGGCGAGCTTCTGGTAGTTTGACTGCTGATGCTGCACAAAAGAGGGAGAGTTTGGTTTCCAGCCGTTCGTCGATTGGAAAGGAGGGAACGATTATTTATACTGATGATGGATTTACTCAAACCGATTTTGAGTAA
- a CDS encoding DUF3349 domain-containing protein, with protein MQTEVTIAPYLLSTYKLIERAFPDGINQEDYLPLLALLYEQMSDRNLAEVVAYYTEKDYYSVLNDVYSVQSSDVLISKVKERLLACGYDDWLQEE; from the coding sequence ATGCAAACTGAAGTTACTATTGCACCTTATTTGTTGAGTACCTATAAGCTGATTGAACGTGCTTTTCCTGATGGAATTAACCAGGAAGATTATCTGCCGCTTTTGGCACTCCTTTACGAGCAAATGTCGGATCGAAATTTAGCAGAAGTTGTCGCTTATTACACGGAAAAAGATTATTATAGTGTTCTGAATGATGTCTATAGCGTGCAGTCTAGTGATGTGCTAATTTCTAAGGTGAAAGAACGTTTACTTGCTTGCGGTTATGATGATTGGTTGCAAGAAGAATAG